From a region of the Nocardioides ginsengisegetis genome:
- a CDS encoding MarR family winged helix-turn-helix transcriptional regulator has translation MRDEVDELVEAWTRERSDLDLAPVAVFSRISRLARHLDLARRAAFTQHGIESWEFDVLAALRRAGVPYELSPGRLLRETLVTSGTMTNRVDRLAARGFVERYPDPEDRRGVIVRLTAEGKTAVDGAFEALLEAEKTFLAGLPTKDRTKLAALLRTLLAPFS, from the coding sequence ATGAGGGACGAGGTCGACGAGCTGGTCGAGGCATGGACGCGTGAGCGGTCCGACCTGGACCTGGCGCCCGTGGCGGTCTTCAGCCGCATCTCCCGGCTGGCCCGCCACCTCGACCTGGCCCGTCGGGCCGCGTTCACCCAGCACGGCATCGAGTCGTGGGAGTTCGACGTGCTGGCGGCACTGCGCCGCGCGGGAGTGCCGTACGAGCTCTCGCCGGGGCGCCTCCTGCGCGAGACCCTCGTGACCAGCGGGACCATGACCAACCGCGTCGACCGGCTCGCCGCCCGCGGGTTCGTCGAGCGCTACCCAGACCCGGAGGACCGCCGCGGCGTGATCGTCCGGCTCACCGCCGAGGGCAAGACCGCCGTCGACGGGGCGTTCGAGGCGCTGCTCGAGGCCGAGAAGACGTTCCTGGCCGGGCTCCCCACCAAGGACCGCACCAAGCTGGCCGCCCTGCTGCGCACCCTCCTGGCCCCCTTCAGCTGA
- a CDS encoding VOC family protein, whose translation MRLHHVQVACPPGGEDDARRFYGEGLGMTEVDKPTELARRGGAWFRAFDGEAVTAEVHVGVEDPFAPARKAHPAFVLDRGQYDAVLARLAALGFAPDLSQRDSFPGHERFHVFDGHGNRVEVLTPRGR comes from the coding sequence ATGAGGCTCCACCACGTCCAGGTCGCCTGCCCGCCCGGCGGCGAGGACGACGCGCGCCGCTTCTACGGCGAGGGCCTCGGCATGACCGAGGTCGACAAGCCGACTGAGCTCGCGCGGCGCGGTGGCGCGTGGTTCCGCGCCTTCGACGGCGAGGCTGTCACCGCCGAGGTCCACGTCGGCGTCGAGGACCCGTTCGCCCCCGCCCGCAAGGCGCACCCGGCATTCGTCCTCGACCGTGGGCAGTACGACGCGGTGCTGGCGCGGCTGGCCGCCCTCGGGTTCGCGCCCGACCTGAGCCAGCGCGACTCCTTCCCCGGCCACGAGCGCTTCCACGTCTTCGACGGCCACGGCAACCGGGTCGAGGTGCTCACGCCACGCGGGCGATGA
- a CDS encoding 4-(cytidine 5'-diphospho)-2-C-methyl-D-erythritol kinase, with protein MTTTVRVPAKINLHLGVGAPREDGFHPLVTVYQAVGLYDDLTAAEAPDWRFGITVADHIEPGSVPTDGDNIVDHAADLLAAHHGIERTGDVLVTKAIPVAGGMAGGSADAAAALVALDRLWDAETSDDDLLGLAAQLGSDVPFALFGGTALGVGRGELVTPVVDTGTWWWVVVPSAEGLSTPEVYRHFDELFPDAPAEPPAADGLLAALASRDPHQLGALLHNDLQAAACDLRPDLEALIERGEAAGAIRGLVSGSGPTVVFLCESGDHARAVAGSLDESVVLVANGPVAGAHVVHYDTSGDPR; from the coding sequence GTGACGACGACCGTCCGGGTCCCCGCGAAGATCAACCTCCACCTCGGCGTCGGTGCGCCGCGCGAGGACGGCTTCCACCCGCTGGTGACCGTCTACCAGGCCGTCGGGCTGTACGACGACCTCACCGCCGCCGAGGCACCCGACTGGCGCTTCGGCATCACCGTCGCCGACCACATCGAGCCCGGCAGCGTGCCGACCGACGGCGACAACATCGTCGACCACGCGGCCGACCTGCTCGCGGCCCACCACGGGATCGAGCGGACCGGCGACGTGCTGGTCACCAAGGCGATCCCGGTCGCGGGTGGGATGGCCGGTGGCTCGGCCGATGCGGCCGCGGCGCTCGTCGCCCTCGACCGGTTGTGGGACGCCGAGACGTCCGACGACGACCTGCTCGGCCTGGCCGCGCAGCTCGGGAGCGACGTACCTTTTGCGCTGTTCGGGGGCACCGCCCTCGGTGTCGGGCGCGGCGAGCTCGTCACGCCGGTCGTCGACACCGGCACGTGGTGGTGGGTCGTGGTGCCGTCGGCCGAGGGGCTCTCGACGCCCGAGGTCTACCGCCACTTCGACGAGCTGTTCCCCGACGCCCCGGCCGAGCCGCCCGCCGCCGACGGCCTGCTCGCGGCCCTGGCCTCGCGCGACCCGCACCAGCTCGGCGCGCTGCTCCACAACGACCTCCAGGCCGCCGCGTGCGACCTGCGCCCCGACCTCGAGGCGCTGATCGAGCGCGGCGAGGCCGCCGGCGCGATCCGCGGCCTGGTCTCGGGCTCGGGCCCGACGGTCGTCTTCCTCTGCGAGTCCGGCGACCACGCGCGCGCGGTGGCCGGCTCCCTCGACGAGAGCGTGGTGCTCGTGGCCAACGGCCCGGTCGCCGGCGCGCACGTCGTCCACTACGACACCTCGGGTGACCCGCGCTGA
- a CDS encoding hotdog fold domain-containing protein: MSQVLTLWNKTTALPQGKRIFSLLFSQKAPYFATIHPRFQEIRPNYAELVIPKRRAVHNHIKTVHAIALCNGLEAAMGALAEVTIPADKRWIPKGMDISYTAKATSDITCIAETDPEQWTSDNPDLPVRVKGVRDDGEVVIEGVIKLWVTPKAPKK, from the coding sequence ATGAGCCAGGTCCTCACGTTGTGGAACAAGACCACCGCACTGCCCCAGGGCAAGCGCATCTTCTCGCTGCTGTTCTCGCAGAAGGCGCCGTACTTCGCCACCATCCACCCCCGCTTCCAGGAGATCCGGCCCAACTACGCCGAGCTGGTCATCCCCAAGCGCCGGGCCGTGCACAACCACATCAAGACCGTGCACGCGATCGCGCTGTGCAACGGCCTCGAGGCCGCGATGGGTGCGCTGGCCGAGGTGACGATCCCGGCCGACAAGCGCTGGATCCCCAAGGGCATGGACATCAGCTACACCGCCAAGGCGACCAGCGACATCACCTGCATCGCCGAGACCGACCCCGAGCAGTGGACCTCGGACAACCCCGACCTGCCGGTGCGGGTGAAGGGCGTCCGCGACGACGGCGAGGTCGTGATCGAGGGCGTCATCAAGCTCT
- a CDS encoding trans-aconitate 2-methyltransferase, whose product MTHTWDPDRYLTYADERGRPFVDLVVRIGAEAPATVVDLGCGPGNLTSLLADRWPGAAVSGLDSSPEMIAAARQADDRVDFSVGDLREWAPGTPVDVLVSNATLQWLPDHLDLLPRLVARVRPGGWFAVQVPGNFDEPSHTIRRDLAAEPPYAAHTAGVAVPDSRDPVVYLEALTALGCEVDAWETTYLHVLTGEDPVFTWVSGTGARPTLQALPDDLRPGFEAEFKRRLREAYPPREHGVVLPFRRIFVVARVSTSSTTER is encoded by the coding sequence ATGACGCACACCTGGGACCCGGACCGCTACCTCACCTACGCCGACGAGCGCGGCCGACCGTTCGTCGACCTGGTCGTCAGGATCGGCGCAGAGGCTCCGGCCACGGTCGTCGACCTGGGCTGCGGCCCGGGCAACCTCACCTCGCTCCTCGCCGACAGGTGGCCCGGCGCGGCCGTCAGCGGCCTCGACTCCAGCCCCGAGATGATCGCCGCGGCGCGGCAGGCCGACGACCGGGTCGACTTCTCCGTCGGCGACCTGAGGGAATGGGCCCCGGGCACCCCCGTCGACGTGCTCGTCTCCAACGCCACCCTCCAGTGGCTGCCCGACCACCTCGACCTGCTGCCCCGGCTGGTCGCGCGGGTGCGTCCCGGCGGCTGGTTCGCCGTCCAGGTGCCCGGCAACTTCGACGAGCCGAGCCACACCATCCGGCGTGACCTGGCCGCGGAGCCGCCCTACGCCGCCCACACCGCCGGCGTCGCCGTCCCCGACAGCCGTGACCCCGTGGTCTACCTCGAGGCGCTGACCGCGCTCGGCTGCGAGGTCGACGCGTGGGAGACGACGTACCTCCACGTCCTGACCGGCGAGGACCCGGTCTTCACCTGGGTCTCCGGCACTGGCGCCCGGCCGACCCTGCAGGCGCTGCCCGACGACCTGCGCCCCGGCTTCGAGGCGGAGTTCAAGAGGCGGTTGCGGGAGGCCTACCCGCCCCGCGAGCACGGCGTCGTGCTGCCGTTCCGCCGCATCTTCGTCGTCGCGCGGGTCTCGACAAGCTCGACCACCGAGCGATGA
- a CDS encoding ABC-F family ATP-binding cassette domain-containing protein — MANLLNLERVSKSYGVRPLLTEVSLGIAVGERIGIVGRNGDGKTTLLEIMTGLEEPDTGRVSRTRGLLVGYLHQGDELVDTHSVREAVLGGMSDHEWAADPRSREIVEVLLAGVSLDRAVLGLSGGERRRCSLAALLLGDHDLIVLDEPTNHLDVEAVAWLAAHMAQRTSAMVVVTHDRWFLDEVCQSTWEVHDGVVDAYEGGYAAYVLAKAERQRQASASETRRQNLARKELAWLRRGAPARTSKPKFRIDAANALIEDVPPPRDRLELQKFATQRLGKDVIDVEDVDLARGEKKLLSHATWRLGPGDRVGIVGVNGAGKTSVLSLISGELAPSAGRVKQGRTVAMQHLTQALDDLDPEGRVLPTVESIRRVTKTLDGSELTATSMLERFGFTGDRLTARIGDLSGGERRRFQLLRLLLTEPNVLLLDEPTNDLDIDTLNVLEDFLDGWPGTLVVVSHDRYFLERVTDSIWALLGDGQISMLPRGVDEYLERRAEGALGGTPSTPSGQLGALPEDRAGTSGQSQPAAPGVKAGSAEERAARKNLARLDKMMEKLSARETELNAQIAEHAQDYEKLAALSAELNEVTAEREELELEWLEAAEALE, encoded by the coding sequence ATGGCCAACCTCCTCAACCTCGAGCGCGTCTCCAAGTCCTACGGCGTCCGCCCGCTGCTCACCGAGGTCTCCCTCGGCATCGCGGTGGGGGAGCGGATCGGCATCGTCGGCCGCAACGGCGACGGCAAGACCACGCTGCTCGAGATCATGACCGGGCTCGAGGAGCCCGACACCGGCCGGGTCTCGCGCACGCGCGGCCTCCTCGTCGGCTACCTCCACCAGGGCGACGAGCTCGTCGACACCCACTCGGTCCGCGAGGCCGTGCTCGGCGGCATGTCCGACCACGAGTGGGCCGCGGACCCGCGCAGCCGCGAGATCGTCGAGGTGCTGCTCGCGGGCGTCTCGCTCGACCGGGCCGTGCTCGGCCTCTCCGGTGGCGAGCGCCGCCGCTGCTCGCTGGCCGCCCTGCTGCTCGGCGACCACGACCTGATCGTCCTGGACGAGCCCACCAACCACCTCGACGTCGAGGCCGTCGCGTGGCTGGCCGCCCACATGGCCCAGCGCACCTCGGCGATGGTGGTCGTCACCCACGACCGCTGGTTCCTCGACGAGGTCTGCCAGTCGACGTGGGAGGTCCACGACGGCGTCGTGGACGCCTACGAGGGTGGCTACGCGGCGTACGTCCTGGCGAAGGCGGAGCGCCAGCGCCAGGCCTCCGCGTCGGAGACCCGTCGCCAGAACCTCGCCCGCAAGGAGCTGGCCTGGCTGCGCCGCGGCGCGCCGGCCCGTACGTCGAAGCCGAAGTTCCGCATCGACGCCGCCAACGCGCTGATCGAGGACGTGCCGCCGCCGCGCGACCGGCTGGAGCTGCAGAAGTTCGCGACCCAGCGGCTCGGCAAGGACGTCATCGACGTCGAGGACGTCGACCTGGCCCGCGGCGAGAAGAAGCTGCTGTCGCACGCGACCTGGCGGCTCGGCCCGGGCGACCGGGTCGGGATCGTCGGCGTCAACGGCGCCGGCAAGACCTCCGTGCTGTCGCTGATCTCGGGTGAGCTGGCGCCGTCCGCCGGGCGCGTGAAGCAGGGCCGGACCGTCGCGATGCAGCACCTCACCCAGGCGCTGGACGACCTCGACCCCGAGGGCCGGGTGCTGCCGACGGTCGAGTCGATCCGCCGGGTCACCAAGACCCTCGACGGCTCCGAGCTGACCGCCACCTCGATGCTGGAGCGCTTCGGGTTCACCGGCGACCGGCTCACCGCCCGGATCGGTGACCTGTCCGGTGGCGAGCGCCGCCGCTTCCAGCTGCTGCGGCTGCTGCTGACCGAGCCCAACGTGCTGCTCCTCGACGAGCCCACCAACGACCTCGACATCGACACCCTCAACGTCCTCGAGGACTTCCTCGACGGCTGGCCCGGCACCCTCGTCGTCGTCTCCCACGACCGCTACTTCCTGGAGCGGGTCACCGACTCGATCTGGGCGCTCCTGGGCGACGGACAGATCTCGATGCTGCCCCGCGGCGTCGACGAGTACCTCGAGCGCCGCGCCGAGGGGGCACTGGGGGGCACTCCCAGCACGCCGAGCGGGCAGTTGGGGGCACTCCCAGAGGACCGAGCGGGCACTTCGGGGCAGTCCCAGCCCGCCGCCCCCGGGGTGAAGGCCGGCTCGGCCGAGGAGCGCGCGGCGCGCAAGAACCTCGCCCGCCTCGACAAGATGATGGAGAAGCTCTCCGCCCGCGAGACCGAGCTGAACGCCCAGATCGCCGAGCACGCCCAGGACTACGAGAAGCTCGCTGCGCTGAGCGCCGAGCTCAACGAGGTCACCGCCGAGCGCGAGGAGCTCGAGCTGGAGTGGCTGGAGGCCGCCGAGGCACTCGAGTAG
- the rsmA gene encoding 16S rRNA (adenine(1518)-N(6)/adenine(1519)-N(6))-dimethyltransferase RsmA has protein sequence MSDTSAGPRLLGPADVRQLAAELDLRPTKQRGQNFVIDANTVRRIVRESHVTPADVVVEIGPGLGSLTLALLEVAGRVVAIEVDPKLAERLPATIAEYAPGQADAFEVVLADAMRIEEVPGPPPTALVANLPYNVSVPVLLHMLTLLPSLEKGLVMVQAEVADRLAAKPGSKVYGVPSVKAAWFADVKRAGSIGRNVFWPAPNVDSGLVAWTRREPPATTATRQQVFAVVDAAFAHRRKALRGALRELAGSAEAATAALEHAGVDPMTRGEALPVEAFVKIAEGLMLP, from the coding sequence ATGTCTGACACCTCCGCCGGCCCGAGACTCCTCGGGCCGGCGGACGTGCGTCAGCTCGCCGCCGAGCTCGACCTGCGTCCCACCAAGCAGCGCGGCCAGAACTTCGTCATCGACGCCAACACGGTCCGCCGGATCGTCCGGGAGTCCCACGTGACGCCCGCCGACGTCGTCGTGGAGATCGGTCCCGGCCTCGGGTCGCTGACCCTGGCCCTGCTGGAGGTCGCCGGACGCGTGGTCGCGATCGAGGTCGACCCCAAGCTCGCCGAGCGGCTCCCGGCCACGATCGCGGAGTACGCCCCCGGCCAGGCCGACGCCTTCGAGGTCGTCCTCGCCGATGCCATGCGCATCGAGGAGGTCCCCGGGCCACCCCCGACCGCGCTGGTCGCCAACCTGCCCTACAACGTCTCGGTGCCGGTGCTGCTGCACATGCTGACCCTGCTCCCGTCGCTGGAGAAGGGGCTGGTCATGGTGCAGGCCGAGGTCGCCGACCGGCTCGCTGCCAAGCCCGGCTCCAAGGTGTACGGCGTCCCGTCGGTCAAGGCCGCCTGGTTCGCCGACGTGAAGCGGGCCGGCTCGATCGGCCGCAACGTCTTCTGGCCGGCCCCCAACGTCGACTCCGGGCTGGTCGCCTGGACCCGGCGCGAGCCGCCCGCCACCACCGCCACCCGCCAGCAGGTCTTCGCCGTCGTCGACGCCGCCTTCGCCCACCGGCGCAAGGCGCTGCGCGGCGCGCTCCGGGAGCTCGCCGGGTCCGCCGAGGCCGCGACCGCGGCCCTCGAGCACGCCGGCGTCGACCCGATGACCCGCGGCGAGGCGCTGCCCGTCGAGGCGTTCGTGAAGATCGCCGAAGGACTGATGCTGCCGTGA